In one Rutidosis leptorrhynchoides isolate AG116_Rl617_1_P2 chromosome 8, CSIRO_AGI_Rlap_v1, whole genome shotgun sequence genomic region, the following are encoded:
- the LOC139861732 gene encoding protein farnesyltransferase subunit beta: protein MESSSSSEWKPTVSQEEQWALSSQVHSIYQNFYNIPPKSQSVMLELLRSNHIEYLINGLRRLPSSFSVLDANRPWLCYWILHSIALLGDSVDVALERSAIDFLSRCQDQDGGYGGGPGQMPHLATTYAAVNSLITLGGCRSLASINRGKIHSFLRRMKHNSGGFSMHDGGEVDVRACYTAISVASVLNILDEELVEGVGDYILSCQTYEGGIAGEPGSEAHGGYTFCGLATMILIDEVNRLDLAILTDWLLFRQGWEGGFQGRTNKLVDGCYSLWQGGAAVLIQRLHAATSEGHDECSTSSELSNSDDDDDDDDDEGQNSDDDQVNSSSIPFDHIQRHTEVEPFFNSRSLQQYILLCSQMEGGFRDKPGKSKDYYHTCYCLSGLAAAQYGWSKDDDSPPLPHSVVGPYDNLLQPINPLFNIVVERYNEAHKFFTDASA from the exons ATGGAGTCATCGTCGTCATCGGAATGGAAGCCGACGGTAAGCCAGGAAGAACAGTGGGCACTCAGTTCTCAAGTTCATTCTATTTATCAAAACTTTTATAATATTCCTCCCAAATCTCAATCAGTTAT GTTAGAGCTGCTACGCAGTAATCACATCGAGTACCTCATCAATGGCCTTCGTCGTCTCCCATCTTCGTTTTCCGTCTTGGATGccaa TCGGCCATGGCTCTGCTATTGGATTCTTCATTCGATTGCTTTATTGGGAGATTCTGTTGATGTTGCTTTGGAGCGTAGCGCCATCGACTTTTTAAGTCGTTGTCAG GATCAGGATGGAGGATATGGCGGTGGACCTGGGCag ATGCCGCATCTTGCAACAACTTATGCTGCTGTTAACTCACTCATCACTCTAGGCGGTTGTAGATCATTGGCATCAATTAACAG AGGCAAGATTCACTCATTTCTGCGAAGAATGAAACACAATAGTGGAGGATTTAG TATGCATGATGGTGGGGAAGTCGATGTTCGTGCTTGTTACACTGCCATTTCT GTTGCAAGTGTTTTAAATATATTAGATGAAGAACTTGTTGAAGGAGTGGGAGATTACATTTTAAG CTGTCAGACTTATGAAGGTGGGATTGCTGGTGAACCAGGTTCAGAAGCTCATGGTGG GTACACCTTTTGTGGGTTGGCCACAATGATTTTGATCGACGAGGTTAACCGTTTGGACTTGGCTATTCTAACT GATTGGTTGCTTTTCAGACAAGGATGGGAAGGTGGATTTCAGGGAAGAACAAATAAGTTGGTTGATGGTTGCTACTCATTATGGCAG GGAGGAGCTGCTGTGTTGATACAAAGATTACATGCAGCCACTAGTGAAGGGCACGATGAATGTTCCACATCATCTGAATTATCTAAttccgatgatgatgatgatgatgatgatgacgaag GACAAAATAGTGATGATGATCAAGTAAATTCATCTAGTATTCCTTTTGATCACATCCAGAGGCATACTGAAGTAGAGCCGTTTTTCAACAGCCGTTCTTTGCAGCAATATATCCTTTTGTGCTCACAG ATGGAGGGAGGGTTTAGAGACAAACCAGGGAAAAGCAAAGACTACTATCATACCTGTTATTGCCTTAGTGGTCTAGCGGCAGCTCAGTATGGTTGGTCCAAAGATGATGATTCTCCACCGTTACCGCACTCGGTGGTGGGTCCCTATGATAATCTTCTACAACCAATTAATCCTCTTTTCAACATTGTCGTGGAACGGTACAATGAGGCACACAAATTCTTCACCGATGCCTCGGCATGA
- the LOC139864979 gene encoding RNA exonuclease 4-like, giving the protein MDTSDTLRNKCAACYRQFNRKEHLVEHMRTSYHSVHEPMCGICGKRCRSFESLREHLIGPLPKAECERVFRDRGCDICLNIFSSRNSVRIHRDTCQLSSGNNGVLYRFANLGIQDDLRIDGGKTRAVALACKMVGGGSDGSLDLCAKVCIIDEYENILFRSYVKPHLPVTHYRYETTGIRPEYLRDAMPLRQVQRKIQDFLCNGEPIWKIRPRGGKARILVGHGLDHDLKCLELEYPVVKIRDTATYPPLMKTSKLSNSLKYLTRAYLGYDIQSGIQDPYDDCVATMRLYRRLKSQAHRNENYPLATDPQNKNNFATWRQNELERMSPDELFAISRSDFYCWCLDTKDYI; this is encoded by the exons ATGGATACTTCTGATACTCTAAG GAATAAGTGTGCAGCATGCTATAGACAATTCAACAGAAAGGAGCACCTAGTTGAACACATGAGGACCTCATATCACTCAGTTCATGAGCCCATGTGTGGAATTTGTGGAAAACGTTGCCGATCATTTGAATCTCTCCGCGAGCATCTTATAG GCCCATTGCCAAAAGCAGAATGTGAAAGGGTGTTCAGGGATCGTGGTTGCGATATCTGCTTAAACATCTTTAGCAGCCGCAACTCTGTCAGGATTCACCGAGATACATGCCAACTGTCAAGTGGAAATAAC GGTGTACTATACCGATTTGCTAACTTAGGCATCCAAGATGACTTAAGAATTGATGGCGGGAAAACAAGAGCCGTTGCCCTTGCCTGCAAAATGGTTGGTGGTGGTAGCGATGGTTCATTAGATTTATGTGCAAAAGTTTGCATCATAGACGAATACGAAAACATATTATTTCGGTCCTATGTCAAACCGCACCTTCCTGTTACACATTATAG GTATGAGACAACCGGCATTCGGCCTGAATACCTCAGGGACGCAATGCCACTTAGGCAGGTTCAAAGAAAGATTCAAGATTTTTTGTGCAACGGTGAACCGATATGGAAGATCCGCCCAAGAGGCGGGAAAGCACGGATTCTTGTGGGCCATGGTTTGGATCATGATCTTAAATGCTTGGAACTGGAGTACCCTGTAGTTAAAATAAG GGATACGGCTACTTACCCACCTTTAATGAAGACTAGCAAACTCAGCAACTCGCTTAAGTATCTCACGAGAGCGTACCTAGG ATATGATATCCAAAGTGGGATACAAGATCCTTATGATGATTGCGTTGCGACCATGAGGCTTTACAGGAGGCTGAAGTCTCAGGCTCATAGAAATGAGAATTATCCGCTGGCTACTGACCCACAAAATAAGAATAACTTTGCGACGTGGAGACAAAACGAGCTCGAAAGAATGAGTCCTGATGAATTATTTGCTATTTCTAGGTCTGATTTCTACTGTTGGTGCTTAGATACCAAAGATTATATCTGA